One part of the Solanum dulcamara chromosome 3, daSolDulc1.2, whole genome shotgun sequence genome encodes these proteins:
- the LOC129883540 gene encoding transcription factor MYB119-like: MESGDGDENAYYQPCQNLPNNFAIFQQGPPLTAINRLLWSHQSQFSSQQSVANNNENIFTQRGGLYDFSNSASGNSSHANEINSWISTFSEPSLMDNILFNEQNAFHWNNQEQEMVISSPKNSKETGKKAKEGTSSTTLLVKGQWTEEEDRNLMKLVKQFGMKKWAQIAENMVGRAGKQCRERWHNHLRPDIKKDTWSEEEEVMLVEAHKQIGNKWAEIGKRIPGRTENAIKNHWNATKRRQNSRRNKLKKQEKKGQNESKYRSNILQDYIRSRYFIDDSPAANTKSTPSCNMTNETPPYSDDDDSPSLLTNQTYDEEMNFMQKLFGKNSLVENNGKVVDSYGFNSSGLNSDNQIYGEDGCNSCVGSSEKNMHPMVVDQSYNCLEQPYFSYNLNHSTNSSTSLFYNAMTSMNQAAAAGSSSSGRNKDIDLMEMVSSSIYPQKTSNNTFF; this comes from the exons ATGGAAAGTGGAGATGGAGACGAAAATGCTTATTACCAACCATGTCAAAATTTACCAAATAACTTTGCTATTTTTCAACAAGGTCCTCCATTAACAGCCATTAATAGGCTATTATGGAGTCACCAAAGCCAGTTTTCTTCTCAACAAAGTGTTGCAAacaataatgaaaatatttttactcaACGTGGTGGTTTGTATGATTTTAGCAACAGTGCGAGTGGCAATAGTAGTCATGCAAATGAGATTAATTCTTGGATAAGTACTTTTTCAGAGCCAAGCTTAATGGATAATATACTCTTTAATGAACAAAATGCTTTTCACTGGAATAATCAAGAACAAGAGATGGTAATATCATCTCCAAAGAATTCAAAGGAGACCGGAAAAAAAGCCAAAGAAGGGACTTCTTCTACTACTCTGCTAGTCAAGGGTCAATGGACCGAAGAGGAAGACAG GAATTTGATGAAGTTGGTGAAGCAGTTTGGAATGAAGAAATGGGCTCAGATAGCTGAGAATATGGTTGGTAGAGCAGGAAAGCAGTGTCGTGAGAGATGGCATAACCATTTGCGTCCAGATATCAag AAAGACACGTggagtgaagaagaagaagtaatGTTAGTGGAAGCACATAAGCaaattggaaacaaatgggcaGAGATTGGTAAAAGAATTCCTGGAAGGACAGAGAATGCAATTAAGAATCACTGGAATGCGActaaaagaaggcaaaattcgaGGAGGAACAAGttgaagaaacaagaaaaaaagggGCAAAATGAGTCCAAATATAGATCGAATATTCTCCAAGATTATATTAGAAGCAGGTACTTCATTGATGATTCTCCTGCTGCCAACACCAAGAGTACTCCAAGTTGTAACATGACAAATGAAACTCCACCCTATTCTGATGATGATGATTCTCCATCCTTACTCACTAATCAAACatatgatgaagaaatgaacTTTATGCAAAAGTTATTTGGAAAGAATTCATTGGTAGAAAATAATGGTAAAGTGGTAGATTCATATGGCTTCAACTCCTCTGGATTGAATAGTGATAATCAGATATATGGTGAAGATGGTTGTAATTCGTGTGTTGGCtcaagtgaaaaaaatatgcaCCCAATGGTTGTTGATCAATCTTATAATTGTTTAGAGCAGCCTTATTTTTCCTATAACCTGAATCATTCTACTAATTCATCAACTTCTTTGTTTTATAATGCTATGACTTCGATGAATCAAGCAGCTGCTGCAGGTTCATCTTCATCCGGAAGAAACAAAGACATTGATTTAATGGAAATGGTTTCATCTTCTATCTACCCTCAAAAAACCTCCAACAACACATTCTTTTAA